The proteins below come from a single uncultured Carboxylicivirga sp. genomic window:
- a CDS encoding HEPN domain-containing protein has translation MTEIDINNKAFGFVEQLTILDKEENQNDSQKSKGSMEELGVVDLSDNLVEGSPFIQKKYLPEVSDYGLSISIDGVNYGFKDSEYINYYKFIHELINYESWKTKVSTDYLREKVLLWLIEVFKLKRASHNLTNYLNEQLDKDLKTKRYYYPVLNLSIEEPFFIGKIQFTYMTKRYFDEYWSKVKESGNMTKDEFDSLFRKYQGRVFIVAETFAESKKAGEISYEKACLAIDMIKILSPTVYYPEQTCYIDLEKRIPYTSEFLTQEKDKKFGFGLNMSANNSPFHIPKKLCNQFQKSFDLLGTLFNDEKSDLDELLINSIKLVAKAIKETDLHSRISFLIMVLESIFLLDEEDFKMEKKCKRRISELMYPTDGKKYQTLTNILTNMYEIRHKMTHKSIRLYVELQQLREFQTSVIDSIIRILHNKYKLKNKIVLIEYLDKKVKTNA, from the coding sequence ATGACAGAAATTGATATTAACAATAAAGCATTTGGTTTTGTAGAGCAACTTACAATTCTTGACAAAGAGGAGAATCAAAATGATAGTCAGAAAAGTAAAGGCTCTATGGAGGAGTTGGGAGTTGTCGATTTATCTGATAATTTAGTTGAAGGTAGCCCATTTATACAGAAAAAATATTTACCAGAAGTTTCTGATTATGGATTATCAATTTCAATTGATGGAGTGAATTATGGTTTTAAAGATTCTGAGTATATTAATTACTATAAGTTTATTCATGAGTTAATTAATTATGAGTCTTGGAAGACAAAAGTATCAACTGATTATTTAAGAGAAAAGGTTTTATTGTGGTTGATTGAAGTATTTAAGCTTAAAAGAGCTTCTCATAACCTGACAAATTATTTAAATGAACAACTAGACAAGGATTTAAAAACAAAAAGATATTATTATCCTGTTCTCAACTTATCGATTGAAGAACCCTTTTTTATAGGTAAGATTCAATTTACCTATATGACAAAAAGATATTTTGACGAATATTGGAGTAAAGTAAAAGAGAGTGGTAACATGACTAAAGATGAATTTGATTCATTATTTAGGAAATATCAAGGAAGGGTTTTTATTGTCGCAGAAACATTTGCAGAAAGCAAAAAGGCTGGAGAAATTTCGTATGAAAAAGCTTGTTTAGCAATAGATATGATAAAGATACTTTCTCCAACAGTATATTATCCAGAACAGACTTGCTACATTGATTTAGAAAAAAGGATTCCTTATACATCAGAATTTTTAACTCAAGAAAAAGATAAAAAATTTGGGTTTGGTTTAAATATGTCTGCTAATAATAGTCCATTTCATATCCCCAAAAAACTTTGCAACCAGTTTCAGAAAAGCTTTGACTTGCTAGGAACACTTTTTAATGATGAGAAAAGTGATTTGGATGAACTATTAATTAATTCGATTAAGTTGGTTGCAAAGGCAATAAAGGAAACGGATTTGCATTCAAGAATATCTTTCTTAATCATGGTTTTAGAAAGTATCTTTCTTCTTGATGAAGAGGATTTTAAAATGGAAAAAAAGTGTAAACGAAGAATTAGTGAGCTAATGTATCCAACTGATGGAAAGAAATATCAGACTCTTACAAATATACTTACTAATATGTATGAAATTCGACATAAGATGACCCATAAGTCAATTCGTTTATATGTTGAATTGCAGCAATTAAGGGAGTTTCAAACGAGTGTAATTGATTCTATAATCAGGATTTTACACAACAAGTATAAACTGAAAAATAAAATAGTATTAATTGAATATTTAGATAAAAAAGTAAAAACGAATGCCTAA